The proteins below come from a single Gordonia sp. X0973 genomic window:
- a CDS encoding VWA domain-containing protein yields MSTTGEVLRYPFSAVVGQDRLKLALILSAIAPGIGGVLIRGEKGTAKTTAVRGLGPLLPAGADGRPARVVELPIGATEDRVIGSLDLARALRDGEAVFTPGLLARADGGVLYIDEVNLLADHLVDVLLDAAASGRVTIERDGVSHTQDAEFVLVGTMNPEEGELRPQLLDRFGLAVDVVAPSDVEERVAVVQRRMAFDADPASFIAAHAAAQAALAAQIAAARERVHRVGIAPAQLRRIAGICAHLQVDGLRGDLVVARAAAAHAAWRGADEVDQTDIAVAVELALPHRRRRDPFDTGGLGEQELSDAMAAGDEAAGEPEPDPDPDGGPDGGGSGDGDAPDIPDGDTDGDTDGGDTSGDGAGDDSRRFGTAPSRQGPSTRLRAMTVTGIGDGDPGRRSRSRTVRGHTTRAVDFEAGSAVHLFGTTLAAAQRTVGSGTAWRAAGRSPVRVEDLRGAQREGTEGNLVVFVLDLSGSMTARDRLRALTEACVALLRDSYTRRDRVAVVVARGSGARVVVPPTRSVDLAVARLSDLRVGGRTPLAEGLDEARSLIANARIREPRRRPLLAVLTDGRATSGPRAVARAQAAARAVRRDGIDAVVIDCEQGMIRLGLAAELAHRLGGRHVPMTELSGTSIRDALGVRNTPADRVA; encoded by the coding sequence GTGTCGACCACGGGCGAGGTTCTGCGGTACCCGTTCAGCGCCGTCGTCGGCCAGGATCGGCTCAAGCTGGCGCTGATCCTGTCGGCGATCGCCCCCGGCATCGGCGGGGTCCTGATCCGCGGCGAGAAGGGCACCGCCAAGACGACGGCCGTGCGCGGCCTCGGGCCGTTGTTGCCCGCGGGCGCCGACGGCCGGCCCGCACGGGTCGTCGAACTCCCGATCGGCGCCACCGAGGACCGGGTGATCGGTTCGCTCGACCTGGCCCGCGCGCTGCGCGACGGCGAGGCCGTCTTCACCCCCGGTCTGCTGGCGCGGGCGGACGGCGGGGTGCTCTACATCGACGAGGTCAACCTGCTCGCCGACCATCTCGTCGACGTCCTGTTGGACGCCGCGGCATCGGGTCGGGTCACCATCGAACGCGACGGGGTGTCGCACACCCAGGACGCGGAGTTCGTGCTCGTCGGGACCATGAACCCGGAAGAGGGGGAGTTGCGCCCCCAATTGCTCGACCGGTTCGGGCTGGCCGTCGACGTGGTCGCGCCCTCCGACGTCGAGGAGCGGGTGGCCGTCGTGCAGCGGCGGATGGCATTCGATGCCGATCCCGCATCCTTCATCGCCGCCCATGCCGCCGCCCAGGCGGCACTCGCCGCACAGATCGCCGCCGCCCGGGAACGCGTCCACCGGGTGGGGATCGCACCGGCCCAACTGCGCCGCATCGCGGGGATCTGCGCACATCTGCAGGTCGACGGACTGCGCGGTGACCTCGTCGTCGCCCGCGCCGCGGCGGCCCATGCTGCGTGGCGCGGGGCCGACGAGGTCGACCAGACCGACATCGCCGTCGCCGTCGAACTCGCCCTCCCGCATCGTCGGCGGCGCGACCCGTTCGACACCGGCGGGCTCGGCGAACAGGAGTTGTCCGACGCGATGGCGGCCGGTGACGAGGCGGCCGGCGAACCCGAGCCCGACCCGGACCCGGACGGCGGGCCGGACGGAGGAGGTTCGGGTGACGGCGACGCCCCGGACATCCCCGACGGCGACACCGACGGCGACACCGACGGCGGCGACACCTCCGGTGACGGGGCCGGCGACGATTCGCGCCGGTTCGGAACAGCACCGTCGCGACAGGGCCCGTCGACGCGCCTGCGGGCGATGACGGTGACCGGCATCGGCGACGGGGACCCCGGCCGGCGCTCGCGTTCGCGCACCGTGCGCGGGCACACGACGCGGGCCGTCGACTTCGAGGCCGGGTCCGCGGTCCACCTGTTCGGCACGACGCTGGCCGCCGCGCAGCGCACCGTCGGCAGCGGCACCGCCTGGCGCGCGGCCGGACGCAGCCCGGTGCGCGTCGAGGATTTGCGCGGCGCCCAGCGCGAGGGGACCGAGGGCAACCTAGTCGTCTTCGTCCTCGATCTCTCCGGCTCCATGACCGCGCGCGATCGACTGCGGGCCCTCACCGAGGCGTGTGTGGCCCTGCTGCGCGACTCGTACACCCGGCGCGACCGGGTGGCGGTCGTGGTGGCGCGCGGCTCGGGCGCGCGGGTCGTCGTCCCGCCGACGCGATCGGTCGATCTCGCGGTCGCCCGACTGAGCGATCTACGGGTCGGCGGCCGCACGCCGCTCGCCGAAGGCCTCGACGAGGCGCGCTCACTGATCGCCAACGCCCGGATCCGCGAGCCCCGGCGGCGCCCGCTGCTCGCCGTGCTCACCGATGGCCGCGCGACATCCGGTCCGCGTGCCGTCGCCCGGGCGCAGGCGGCCGCGCGGGCGGTGCGGCGCGACGGCATCGACGCGGTCGTCATCGACTGCGAACAGGGCATGATCCGGCTGGGGCTGGCGGCGGAACTGGCCCACCGCCTGGGCGGTCGGCACGTGCCGATGACCGAGCTGTCCGGGACCTCGATCCGCGACGCGCTCGGTGTGCGGAACACGCCCGCCGACCGCGTGGCGTAG
- a CDS encoding alpha/beta fold hydrolase, which produces MTITKSQVTVDDLTFDVAVGGPEDGPTVLLLHGFPHNSASYDGVVPILNDAGLRTITVDQRGYSPGARPEGVQAYRIPNLVADVIGVLDALGVARCLLVAHDWGAIVGWQLAARHPERFTGYVAVSTGHAGAISEALEHSEDQRKKSSYIKFFIEEGSEEKLLARNAVLLRRTCPRDAIGPLQEPGALTAALNWYRANFTGDIAANTACGRITIPTTMVWSDGDEALGREQAERTGGFVDADYRYVELTGVDHWVPEKAPERLAELIIERAETA; this is translated from the coding sequence ATGACGATCACGAAGAGTCAAGTCACCGTCGACGACCTCACCTTCGACGTGGCCGTCGGCGGACCCGAGGACGGGCCGACGGTCCTGCTGCTGCACGGCTTCCCACACAACAGCGCGAGCTACGACGGCGTCGTGCCGATCCTCAACGACGCCGGTCTGCGCACCATCACCGTCGACCAGCGCGGTTACAGCCCGGGGGCGCGCCCCGAGGGCGTGCAGGCCTATCGCATCCCCAATCTCGTCGCCGACGTGATCGGCGTCCTCGACGCGCTGGGTGTGGCGCGCTGCCTGTTGGTCGCTCACGACTGGGGCGCCATCGTCGGATGGCAGCTCGCGGCCCGTCATCCCGAGCGGTTCACCGGATACGTCGCGGTCAGCACGGGACATGCGGGTGCCATCAGCGAGGCACTCGAGCACAGCGAGGACCAGCGCAAGAAGTCGTCGTACATCAAGTTCTTTATCGAGGAGGGCTCGGAGGAGAAACTCCTGGCCCGCAACGCCGTGCTGTTGCGGCGGACCTGCCCGCGCGACGCGATCGGACCGCTGCAGGAGCCGGGAGCGTTGACCGCGGCGCTGAATTGGTACCGGGCCAACTTCACCGGCGACATCGCCGCCAACACCGCGTGCGGGCGGATCACGATTCCCACGACGATGGTGTGGAGCGACGGCGACGAGGCGCTGGGCCGCGAGCAGGCCGAGCGCACCGGCGGTTTCGTCGACGCCGACTACCGATACGTCGAGCTGACCGGCGTCGACCACTGGGTGCCGGAGAAGGCGCCGGAACGGTTGGCCGAGCTGATCATCGAACGGGCCGAGACCGCCTAG
- a CDS encoding GAF domain-containing protein, whose product MTDEPDDPRTALDDLHTTLNTLARHSLGPEKARDLLESVLVVSQGLDLDQALQRIADVAARVLDARYAALGVRAADGGLRAFVHTGISPEVRATMGSLPRGRGVLGVLINDPKVLRIPDLSKHPASVGFPPNHPPMRSFLGAPILIRGEVFGSIYLTEKRTAPAFSAVDEALIGVLAVAAGIAVDNARGFERARIRHTWMELIARRGAEPLAGISLVANLNSMCADVAELTGARAVYVYQTEDSAATLRANWGWPGPVDAVRFGEAITESAQLRVVADDEMPGWGDPQGGWLTLVPLVRGPWVYGAIVIHQDTKPDWEAEERSGLAGVAEIASLAIAYAERREMGRRLEVLEDRHRIARDLHDHVIQRLFAMGLSLQALAAQGKPGDTADASDRLAQVLSDLDGTIAQIRTSIFDLQTGDSSRSPTLRRRVLAVVGQVSGHAEVTPMVRFDGPVDTVVVPELASHVDAVVREGVSNALRHSGADRIEVRVVAEPRAGELIVEVTDDGRGISPGVRRSGLENLRMRAQEWEGEFTVGPGLNGRGTRLLWQVPLVEQKRD is encoded by the coding sequence ATGACCGACGAACCGGACGACCCGCGGACCGCGCTCGACGATCTGCACACCACCCTCAACACCTTGGCGCGGCACAGCTTGGGGCCGGAGAAGGCGCGCGACCTGCTGGAATCGGTGCTGGTCGTCAGTCAGGGACTGGACCTGGACCAGGCGCTGCAACGCATCGCCGACGTCGCCGCGCGCGTCCTCGACGCCCGCTACGCCGCGCTGGGCGTCCGCGCCGCCGATGGCGGCCTGCGCGCCTTCGTGCACACCGGCATCTCGCCGGAGGTGCGCGCCACGATGGGCTCGTTGCCGCGCGGCCGAGGGGTGCTGGGGGTGTTGATCAACGACCCGAAAGTCCTGCGGATACCGGACCTGTCGAAGCATCCGGCATCGGTCGGGTTCCCGCCCAACCACCCGCCGATGCGCAGCTTCCTGGGCGCCCCGATCCTGATCCGCGGGGAGGTGTTCGGGAGCATCTACCTGACGGAGAAGCGGACGGCGCCGGCCTTCTCCGCGGTCGACGAGGCGCTGATCGGTGTGCTCGCCGTCGCCGCCGGTATCGCCGTCGACAACGCGCGGGGCTTCGAGCGCGCCCGCATCCGGCACACCTGGATGGAGCTCATCGCCCGCCGCGGGGCGGAGCCGCTGGCGGGCATCAGCCTGGTGGCCAACCTCAACAGCATGTGCGCCGACGTCGCCGAGCTGACCGGCGCCCGCGCCGTGTACGTGTATCAGACCGAGGATTCCGCGGCCACGCTGCGGGCGAACTGGGGCTGGCCGGGACCGGTGGACGCGGTGCGATTCGGCGAGGCGATCACCGAGAGCGCCCAGCTGCGGGTGGTGGCCGACGACGAGATGCCGGGTTGGGGCGACCCGCAGGGCGGCTGGTTGACCCTGGTCCCGCTGGTCCGCGGACCGTGGGTCTACGGGGCGATCGTGATCCATCAGGACACCAAGCCGGATTGGGAGGCCGAGGAGCGCTCCGGGCTGGCCGGGGTCGCCGAGATCGCCTCGCTGGCCATCGCCTATGCCGAGCGGCGCGAGATGGGCCGCCGCCTCGAAGTGCTCGAAGACCGGCACCGCATCGCGCGCGACCTGCACGACCACGTCATCCAGCGGCTGTTCGCGATGGGCCTCTCGCTCCAGGCGCTCGCCGCGCAGGGCAAACCGGGGGACACGGCCGACGCGAGCGACCGCCTGGCCCAGGTGCTCAGCGACCTCGACGGGACGATCGCACAGATCCGCACCTCGATCTTCGACCTGCAGACCGGCGACTCGTCGCGGTCGCCGACGTTGCGCCGGCGTGTGTTGGCGGTCGTCGGGCAGGTCTCCGGACATGCCGAGGTCACGCCGATGGTGCGGTTCGACGGTCCGGTGGACACCGTCGTCGTCCCCGAGTTGGCGAGCCACGTCGACGCGGTGGTGCGCGAGGGCGTGAGCAACGCGCTGCGACACTCCGGCGCGGATCGGATCGAGGTGCGCGTCGTCGCCGAGCCGCGCGCCGGGGAGCTGATCGTCGAGGTCACCGACGACGGGCGCGGGATCAGCCCCGGGGTGCGCCGCAGCGGCCTGGAGAACCTGCGCATGCGCGCCCAGGAGTGGGAGGGCGAGTTCACCGTCGGGCCCGGACTCAACGGGCGCGGCACCCGGTTGTTGTGGCAGGTCCCGCTCGTCGAGCAGAAACGCGACTAG
- a CDS encoding cobyrinate a,c-diamide synthase, whose translation MVARSGPGAGTPAVVIAAPASGTGKTTVTTGLIGALRAAGRTVAPFKVGPDYIDPGYHALAAGRPGRNLDPNLVGPDLVPELFAHGSRGADIAVVEGVMGLFDGRITPGQPSGGTGSTAHVAKLLGAPVILVVDVAGHSQSLAALLHGFAAFDTGIRLAGVILNRVGSPRHEEVVRAAAESVGLSVVGVLRRDDALAVPSRHLGLIPAAERSPQARAAVDAMAALVADSVDLAAVEAIAQDAGESPGPAWSAADAVGEPVPGSPVVAVAAGRAFTFGYPEHAELLTAAGARVVEFDPLTDPLPAQTAALVLGGGFPEEHADELSANRPLREAVRSHVAAGRPVHAECAGYLYLTSGVARNGRPGPELAGALPASGSFADRLTLGYRDGVAVTDSVLYRAGERVTGHEFHRATVPSSATPAWGWRADGTCVDGHVHAGVHASFLHVHPAAVPAAIKRFVAAAARATPRERVYR comes from the coding sequence GTGGTAGCTCGCTCCGGTCCCGGCGCCGGGACCCCCGCGGTGGTGATCGCGGCGCCCGCCTCGGGGACCGGCAAGACGACCGTCACCACCGGCCTGATCGGTGCGCTGCGGGCGGCCGGGCGCACCGTCGCGCCGTTCAAGGTCGGACCCGACTACATCGACCCCGGCTATCACGCGCTGGCCGCGGGGCGACCCGGGCGCAACCTCGACCCGAACCTGGTCGGCCCCGACCTGGTTCCCGAATTGTTCGCACACGGGTCCCGCGGAGCCGACATCGCCGTCGTCGAAGGTGTGATGGGTTTGTTCGACGGCCGGATCACGCCGGGCCAGCCCAGTGGCGGCACCGGCTCCACCGCCCACGTGGCGAAGCTGCTCGGGGCGCCGGTGATCCTCGTCGTCGACGTCGCCGGGCACAGCCAGTCGCTCGCGGCGCTGCTCCACGGGTTCGCCGCCTTCGACACCGGCATCCGGCTGGCCGGGGTCATCCTCAACCGCGTCGGATCGCCGCGGCACGAAGAGGTCGTGCGGGCGGCCGCGGAGTCGGTCGGGCTGTCCGTCGTGGGGGTGCTGCGCCGCGACGACGCGCTGGCCGTGCCCTCGCGGCACCTGGGCCTCATCCCCGCCGCCGAACGCTCACCGCAGGCGCGCGCGGCGGTCGACGCGATGGCCGCCCTCGTCGCCGATTCGGTGGACCTGGCAGCGGTCGAGGCGATCGCACAGGATGCGGGCGAGTCTCCCGGACCGGCGTGGTCGGCGGCCGACGCGGTCGGGGAACCGGTGCCGGGCAGTCCCGTCGTCGCCGTCGCCGCGGGACGGGCCTTCACCTTCGGCTACCCCGAGCACGCCGAGCTGCTGACCGCGGCCGGGGCCCGCGTCGTCGAGTTCGACCCGCTCACCGATCCGCTCCCCGCGCAGACGGCGGCCCTGGTCCTGGGCGGCGGCTTCCCGGAGGAACACGCCGACGAGCTGAGCGCCAATCGGCCGCTGCGCGAGGCGGTGCGTTCCCATGTCGCGGCCGGCCGGCCGGTACACGCCGAGTGCGCCGGGTACCTCTACCTCACCTCCGGGGTCGCGCGAAACGGCCGACCCGGCCCCGAACTGGCCGGGGCGCTGCCCGCATCGGGGAGCTTCGCCGACCGACTCACCCTGGGGTATCGCGACGGCGTCGCGGTGACCGATTCGGTTCTCTACCGCGCGGGCGAACGGGTCACCGGTCACGAGTTCCACCGCGCCACCGTGCCCTCCTCCGCGACGCCGGCCTGGGGATGGCGCGCCGACGGGACATGCGTCGACGGACACGTGCACGCGGGGGTGCACGCCTCCTTCCTCCACGTGCATCCGGCGGCGGTACCGGCCGCGATCAAGAGGTTCGTCGCGGCGGCGGCTCGCGCGACGCCCCGGGAAAGGGTGTATCGATGA
- the cobO gene encoding cob(I)yrinic acid a,c-diamide adenosyltransferase — protein MPKGVPVSVPDDGLTTRQRRNAPVLGVHTGDGKGKSTAAFGMAMRAWNAGLNVAVFQFVKSAKWRVGEEAALTALGDVHEATGAGGPVSWFKMGSGWSWLRANSADADDHAAAAREGWAEIARRLQAQEHDFYVLDEFTYPLDWGWLDVSEVVHTLRERPGRQHVIVTGRRAPQELIDAADLVTEMVKVKHPMDAGRKGQKGIEW, from the coding sequence ATGCCCAAAGGAGTGCCGGTCAGCGTCCCCGACGACGGTCTGACCACCCGCCAGCGCCGCAACGCGCCCGTCCTCGGCGTCCACACCGGCGACGGCAAGGGAAAGTCCACTGCGGCCTTCGGCATGGCGATGCGCGCGTGGAACGCCGGACTGAACGTCGCCGTCTTCCAGTTCGTGAAGAGCGCCAAATGGCGCGTCGGGGAGGAGGCCGCGCTGACAGCCCTCGGCGACGTCCACGAGGCCACCGGTGCCGGTGGCCCGGTCTCCTGGTTCAAGATGGGCAGCGGATGGTCGTGGCTGCGAGCCAACTCTGCCGACGCCGACGACCACGCGGCCGCCGCGCGGGAAGGCTGGGCCGAGATCGCGCGCCGCCTGCAAGCGCAGGAACACGACTTCTACGTCCTCGACGAATTCACCTACCCGCTGGACTGGGGATGGCTCGACGTGTCCGAGGTGGTTCACACCTTGCGCGAGCGGCCCGGCCGACAGCACGTCATCGTCACCGGCCGCCGGGCGCCACAGGAATTGATCGACGCCGCCGACCTCGTCACCGAGATGGTGAAGGTCAAGCATCCGATGGACGCCGGGCGCAAGGGGCAAAAGGGGATCGAGTGGTAG
- a CDS encoding alpha/beta hydrolase — protein sequence MTQTLDWQPDSELPGYFSRVFELGTDPDGETPIAATLVRAPKRPRAAKGAVLYVHGFTDYFFHEPLADFFVAQGYHFYAIDLRKCGRSRRDGQTAHYVSDLSHYDVELGLAVDVIAEEVGIGGGEDDPKIIVGAHSTGGLIVPLWVDRLRRLDPTRHSLIGGLILNSPWLDLQGRAALRTPAVTALIRGVGITRGLTVLPQDLSPAYGDSIHESRHGEWKYNLDFKPLGGFPVTFGWIRAIRNGHALLQTGLDVAVPSLVLRSDKSYFAKQYSSKTDRADAVLDVSHMAKWAGCLGGRLTSVPVPGARHDVFLSLPAVREQAYAEVEAWLTSGLRAPTAKAAAKKAAAATPPKKTVAPS from the coding sequence GTGACGCAAACACTGGACTGGCAGCCCGATTCCGAACTCCCGGGCTACTTCTCGCGGGTCTTCGAGTTGGGCACCGACCCCGACGGCGAGACGCCGATCGCGGCCACCCTGGTGCGCGCCCCGAAGCGGCCACGGGCCGCCAAGGGCGCGGTGCTCTACGTCCACGGGTTCACCGACTACTTCTTCCACGAGCCGCTCGCCGACTTCTTCGTCGCGCAGGGCTACCACTTCTACGCGATAGACCTGCGCAAATGCGGGCGTTCCCGACGTGACGGACAGACCGCCCACTACGTCTCCGATCTCTCCCACTACGACGTGGAGCTGGGACTCGCGGTCGACGTGATCGCCGAGGAGGTCGGTATCGGCGGCGGCGAGGACGATCCCAAGATCATCGTCGGCGCCCATTCGACGGGCGGTCTGATCGTTCCGCTCTGGGTCGACCGGCTCCGCCGCCTCGATCCCACCCGCCACAGCCTCATCGGCGGGCTGATCCTCAACAGCCCGTGGCTCGACCTCCAGGGCCGGGCCGCGCTGCGGACCCCGGCGGTCACCGCGCTCATCCGCGGCGTGGGCATCACCCGCGGTCTGACGGTGCTGCCGCAGGACCTCTCCCCCGCCTATGGCGACAGCATCCACGAGAGCCGCCACGGCGAGTGGAAGTACAACCTCGACTTCAAACCGCTCGGCGGCTTCCCGGTGACCTTCGGGTGGATTCGCGCGATCCGCAACGGGCACGCGCTCCTGCAGACCGGGCTCGACGTGGCCGTTCCGTCGCTGGTGCTGCGCTCGGACAAGTCGTACTTCGCCAAGCAGTATTCGTCGAAGACCGACCGGGCCGACGCCGTTCTCGACGTGTCGCATATGGCGAAATGGGCCGGATGCCTGGGCGGACGGCTGACCTCGGTTCCCGTCCCCGGCGCGCGCCACGACGTGTTCCTGTCCCTGCCTGCCGTGCGTGAACAGGCCTACGCCGAGGTCGAGGCGTGGCTGACGAGCGGGCTGCGCGCGCCGACGGCGAAGGCCGCGGCGAAGAAAGCGGCCGCCGCGACTCCGCCGAAGAAGACGGTCGCGCCGAGCTGA
- the mqo gene encoding malate dehydrogenase (quinone), giving the protein MSVSVVKTDVVLVGAGIMSATLGALLRQLEPTWDITLFEKLDAAAAESSDPWNNAGTGHSALCELNYTPRDADGDVNIDKALSINEQFQVSRQFWAHAVDNGVLTNPSEFINPIPHVSFTHGPAGVDYLRTRYDRLSRQTLFEGMEFITDPGEFAQRLPLMAKGRDYTDPVALNWFEDGTDVDFGALTQQLVNYVGQHADVFFGHTVTNLSKQRDGSWLVSVRNNHTGEKRKINAQFVFVGAGGGALHLLQRSGIKEAKGFGGFPVSGEFLRCTNPELIAEHAAKVYGQAAVGAPPMSVPHLDTRVINHQPGLLFGPYAGWSPKFLKNGSITDLPFSVRPGNLLPMMSIAPKEFGLLKYLISELAASPADRINTLRDFVPEALGSDWETITAGQRVQVIRGTGVKGALEFGTAVVAAGDGSIAGLLGASPGASTAVPAMLDVLRQCYGDRFESEWTPKLTEMIPSFGKSLNDNPALFKQVWDWTSASLQLTKAAAGA; this is encoded by the coding sequence GTGTCGGTATCGGTGGTCAAGACGGACGTCGTTTTGGTGGGGGCGGGCATCATGAGTGCCACGCTCGGCGCGCTCCTGCGACAGCTCGAACCCACCTGGGACATCACGCTGTTCGAGAAGCTCGACGCGGCCGCCGCGGAGAGCTCGGACCCGTGGAACAACGCCGGCACGGGTCACTCCGCGCTGTGCGAACTCAACTACACCCCCCGCGATGCCGACGGCGACGTCAACATCGACAAGGCGCTCTCCATCAACGAGCAGTTCCAGGTGTCCCGGCAGTTCTGGGCGCACGCGGTGGACAACGGGGTGCTGACCAACCCCAGCGAGTTCATCAACCCGATCCCGCACGTGAGCTTCACCCACGGCCCGGCCGGCGTCGACTACCTGCGCACCCGCTACGACCGGCTGTCGCGCCAGACCCTGTTCGAGGGCATGGAGTTCATCACCGACCCCGGCGAGTTCGCGCAGCGCCTGCCGTTGATGGCCAAGGGCCGCGACTACACCGACCCGGTCGCACTCAACTGGTTCGAAGACGGCACCGACGTCGACTTCGGCGCGCTGACCCAGCAGCTGGTCAACTACGTCGGCCAGCATGCCGACGTGTTCTTCGGGCACACCGTCACCAACCTGTCCAAGCAGCGCGACGGCAGCTGGCTGGTCAGCGTCCGCAACAACCACACCGGCGAGAAGCGCAAGATCAACGCGCAGTTCGTGTTCGTCGGCGCGGGCGGCGGCGCGCTGCACCTGCTGCAGCGGTCCGGGATCAAGGAGGCCAAGGGCTTCGGCGGATTCCCAGTCAGCGGCGAGTTCCTGCGCTGCACCAACCCCGAGCTCATCGCCGAGCACGCCGCCAAGGTATACGGCCAGGCCGCCGTCGGCGCGCCGCCCATGTCGGTGCCGCACCTGGACACCCGCGTCATCAACCACCAGCCCGGCCTGCTCTTCGGCCCGTATGCCGGTTGGTCGCCCAAATTCCTCAAGAACGGCAGCATCACCGACCTGCCCTTCTCGGTCCGCCCGGGCAACCTGCTGCCGATGATGTCGATCGCGCCGAAGGAGTTCGGCCTGCTCAAGTACCTGATCAGCGAACTCGCGGCCAGCCCCGCCGACCGGATCAACACGCTGCGCGACTTCGTCCCCGAGGCGCTCGGCTCCGACTGGGAGACGATCACCGCCGGCCAGCGCGTGCAGGTCATCCGCGGCACGGGCGTCAAGGGCGCCCTCGAATTCGGTACCGCCGTCGTCGCCGCGGGCGACGGCAGCATCGCCGGCCTGCTCGGTGCGTCGCCGGGTGCGTCGACCGCGGTTCCGGCGATGCTCGACGTGCTGCGCCAGTGCTACGGCGACCGCTTCGAATCGGAGTGGACGCCCAAGCTCACCGAGATGATCCCCTCCTTCGGCAAGTCGCTCAACGACAATCCCGCCCTGTTCAAGCAGGTGTGGGACTGGACGTCGGCGAGCTTGCAGCTGACGAAGGCCGCGGCGGGCGCCTAG
- a CDS encoding cobyric acid synthase — protein MRGALLIGGTTSDAGKSMVVAGLCRLLAREGVAVAPFKAQNMSNNSVATLDGGEIGRAQAAQARAAGLEPSVRFNPVLLKPGSDRQSHVVVRGRESGVVGAADYASWRERLRGVVLDDLESLRAEFDVVLVEGAGSIAEVNLRGSDIANLGLASAAGLPVVVVSDIDRGGSLAHLFGTTAILDPADQRLVRGHLVNKFRGDPALLAPGLARLAELTGRPTLGTIPFEPRLWLDAEDSLASPVGARLGPPGPAPADALNVAAIRLPRVSNTTDVEALAAEPGVQVRWVADPASVADADFVVVPGTRATVDDLDWLRERGIADVLVRRAAARQPILAVCGGFQLLGTRIVDEVESGRGTVDGLGIFDQTVVFASEKTVRRSVGSAWGHRAAGYEIHHGTVAESTEHPWLSADDGTPEGAERETLWGTHWHGLLENDGLRRDLLGRVGAARGKPFTAGTVAFEEVRAQQLDVIADLLAAHVDRAALTAIVEGRDATPPVITHSLA, from the coding sequence ATGCGCGGCGCGCTGCTGATCGGCGGCACCACGAGCGACGCGGGCAAGTCCATGGTCGTCGCCGGGCTGTGTCGACTGCTGGCCCGGGAGGGTGTCGCGGTGGCGCCGTTCAAGGCGCAGAACATGTCCAACAACTCCGTCGCCACGCTCGACGGCGGCGAGATCGGTCGGGCGCAGGCCGCCCAGGCCCGCGCCGCGGGCCTGGAACCCTCGGTCCGCTTCAACCCGGTACTGCTCAAGCCCGGCTCCGACCGCCAATCGCACGTCGTGGTGCGGGGCCGCGAGTCGGGAGTGGTGGGGGCGGCCGATTACGCCTCGTGGCGCGAACGGCTGCGCGGCGTGGTGCTCGACGATTTGGAATCGCTGCGCGCCGAGTTCGACGTGGTGCTCGTGGAGGGCGCCGGATCGATCGCCGAGGTCAACCTGCGCGGCTCCGACATCGCCAACCTGGGCCTGGCGTCGGCCGCCGGACTGCCCGTCGTCGTGGTCAGCGACATCGACCGCGGCGGCTCGCTCGCGCACCTGTTCGGCACGACGGCGATCCTCGACCCCGCCGACCAGCGGTTGGTCCGCGGCCACCTGGTCAACAAGTTCCGCGGCGATCCGGCCCTGCTGGCACCCGGACTCGCGCGGCTCGCCGAACTCACCGGCCGCCCGACCCTCGGCACGATCCCGTTCGAGCCGCGCCTCTGGCTCGACGCGGAGGACTCCCTGGCGTCGCCGGTCGGCGCGCGCCTCGGTCCGCCCGGGCCGGCACCCGCGGACGCGTTGAACGTCGCCGCGATCCGCCTGCCGCGCGTCTCCAACACCACCGACGTCGAGGCGCTGGCGGCCGAACCGGGGGTGCAGGTGCGGTGGGTGGCCGACCCCGCGAGCGTCGCCGACGCCGATTTCGTCGTCGTGCCCGGTACGCGGGCCACCGTCGACGATCTCGACTGGTTGCGCGAGCGGGGGATCGCCGATGTGCTGGTCCGCCGCGCGGCGGCCCGACAGCCGATACTGGCCGTGTGCGGTGGGTTCCAGCTGCTCGGCACGAGGATCGTCGACGAGGTGGAATCTGGCCGCGGCACCGTTGACGGGCTGGGCATCTTCGATCAGACCGTCGTGTTCGCGTCGGAGAAGACGGTGCGGCGCAGCGTGGGGTCGGCCTGGGGGCACCGCGCCGCCGGCTACGAGATCCACCACGGGACGGTCGCCGAGAGCACCGAGCATCCGTGGCTGAGCGCCGACGACGGAACCCCGGAGGGAGCCGAGCGGGAAACACTCTGGGGTACGCACTGGCATGGGCTGCTGGAGAACGACGGGCTGCGCCGCGACCTGCTCGGCCGGGTCGGGGCGGCCCGCGGCAAGCCGTTCACGGCGGGGACGGTCGCCTTCGAGGAGGTGCGCGCCCAGCAGCTCGACGTCATCGCCGATCTGCTCGCCGCACATGTCGATCGCGCGGCGTTGACCGCCATCGTCGAGGGCCGTGACGCGACGCCCCCGGTGATCACCCATTCGCTGGCTTGA